A section of the Nitrospira sp. genome encodes:
- a CDS encoding hemerythrin domain-containing protein — protein sequence MANTPTILNSHDAVKLIRNDHRHILALFQLYRAAQADSRQSYVDQILQRLADHFHMEERLTEDVRHQGNEGRILVEQLLMEHEEIKAMRDELQRAENDDDEALDAFFEDMMQTVRAHFIAEERDLFPLLNMGQHHARR from the coding sequence ATGGCGAATACACCGACGATTTTGAACTCCCACGACGCGGTTAAATTGATACGCAACGACCATCGTCATATTCTAGCCCTCTTCCAGCTATACCGTGCCGCACAGGCAGACTCCCGACAATCGTACGTCGACCAGATCCTGCAGCGATTGGCAGACCATTTCCACATGGAAGAGCGGCTGACGGAGGACGTCCGGCATCAGGGTAACGAAGGCCGGATTCTCGTGGAGCAACTCCTCATGGAACATGAGGAGATCAAAGCGATGAGAGATGAGTTACAACGGGCTGAAAACGACGACGACGAAGCATTGGATGCATTCTTTGAAGACATGATGCAAACCGTCCGTGCCCATTTCATCGCGGAGGAGCGCGATCTCTTTCCGCTTCTAAACATGGGACAGCACCATGCGCGACGGTAG
- a CDS encoding YtxH domain-containing protein codes for MHTEESSNWSAFVAGAFIGAGVALLLAPQSGTELRSTLRDYASKAKDELDEATEQGRAAWDHAVDRGQEYVEGGKQTLRNAGRAAREFVDETVQTAEKTVGDVTSRRT; via the coding sequence ATGCACACAGAAGAGTCTTCCAACTGGTCAGCATTCGTAGCCGGCGCATTCATCGGTGCCGGGGTCGCGCTGCTTTTGGCGCCGCAGTCGGGAACCGAGCTCCGTTCGACCTTGCGCGATTATGCGTCCAAAGCCAAGGACGAACTGGACGAGGCCACTGAGCAGGGACGGGCTGCTTGGGATCACGCCGTGGATCGGGGGCAGGAATATGTCGAAGGCGGAAAGCAAACCCTACGGAACGCAGGACGTGCCGCACGGGAATTCGTGGATGAGACCGTACAAACCGCGGAAAAAACCGTGGGTGATGTGACTTCGCGACGAACGTAG
- a CDS encoding phage holin family protein, producing the protein MDNPHPISFGALVNGLIVDLRSLLRQEIQLAQHEMQNERSKLISIAIRSGMGLLFGMSASLCVLLMLVHGLHAATPLPLWACYGIVGLLSLVTAASVLLSVARLGETLRLWPFRTFHSLKEDLQWIKEQVLSTRT; encoded by the coding sequence ATGGACAATCCACACCCAATTTCATTCGGCGCGCTGGTCAACGGGCTCATAGTCGACCTCCGCTCTCTGCTGCGACAGGAAATTCAGCTGGCGCAACACGAAATGCAGAATGAACGGAGCAAGCTCATCTCCATCGCCATCCGAAGCGGGATGGGACTCTTGTTTGGCATGTCGGCCAGTCTCTGTGTCCTGCTCATGCTGGTGCATGGTCTGCACGCCGCCACACCGCTCCCCCTCTGGGCCTGCTATGGCATCGTAGGACTGCTCTCGCTGGTCACGGCTGCCTCGGTGTTGCTCAGCGTCGCCAGACTCGGGGAAACGCTACGGCTGTGGCCCTTTCGTACTTTTCACTCATTGAAGGAAGACCTCCAATGGATCAAAGAACAAGTGCTATCGACCAGGACCTGA
- a CDS encoding Gfo/Idh/MocA family oxidoreductase: MERHSMSLPPLRFAVVGLGHISQVAVLPAFAHAKSSARLTALVSDDPLKRRLLGRQYGVARTYAYRDYEQCLRSGEIDAVYIALPNSLHREYAVRAARAGIHILCEKPLAVTTADCRKMIQAAERYRVKLMVAYRLHFEACNLQTIALLQSGRLGEPRLFHSVFTQQVRPGDTRLSQQLGGGPLYDIGIYCINAARYLFRDEPTEVSALVGRGYDRRFRKVEESAGAILRFPHDRLATMTCSFGATDAAMYEIVGTKGRVRVEPAYEYLGSLKASITVNGKTRIRTFKPGDQFAPQLIYFASCVQDNRQPEPNGLEGLLDVHIIEALHRSARQGRSVPLRLATKQARPDVRMQIHRPPVVKPKQVRTTSPTL, from the coding sequence ATGGAGCGGCACTCAATGAGTCTTCCACCACTGCGCTTTGCGGTCGTCGGTCTTGGACATATTTCCCAGGTTGCCGTGCTTCCCGCCTTCGCCCATGCAAAATCGTCGGCACGATTGACCGCGCTGGTTTCGGACGACCCCCTGAAGCGTCGCCTGCTCGGCCGGCAATACGGGGTCGCCAGAACCTATGCCTATAGAGACTACGAGCAGTGTTTGCGGAGCGGCGAGATCGATGCCGTGTACATTGCCCTGCCGAACAGTCTCCATCGCGAATACGCCGTGCGGGCGGCCCGTGCCGGCATACATATCCTGTGTGAAAAACCTCTTGCCGTGACGACCGCCGATTGCCGGAAGATGATCCAGGCCGCCGAACGCTACCGCGTCAAACTGATGGTCGCGTACCGTCTGCATTTCGAGGCTTGTAATCTTCAGACCATCGCCCTGCTGCAGTCCGGGCGCTTAGGTGAACCGAGGCTCTTTCATTCCGTCTTCACCCAACAGGTTCGTCCCGGCGACACCCGGTTGAGCCAGCAATTGGGCGGAGGACCGCTGTATGATATCGGGATCTATTGCATCAATGCGGCACGATACCTCTTCCGCGACGAGCCCACGGAAGTCAGCGCGCTGGTCGGCCGCGGCTATGATCGCCGGTTCCGGAAGGTCGAAGAATCGGCCGGCGCAATCCTTCGTTTTCCCCACGATCGCCTGGCGACAATGACCTGCAGCTTCGGCGCGACCGATGCCGCCATGTATGAAATCGTCGGTACAAAAGGCCGGGTACGCGTGGAGCCGGCCTACGAATACCTGGGCAGCTTGAAAGCGTCCATCACCGTGAACGGGAAGACGCGCATCCGCACGTTCAAGCCGGGCGATCAGTTCGCCCCGCAACTCATCTACTTTGCTTCCTGCGTACAGGACAATCGCCAACCCGAACCGAACGGGCTTGAGGGCCTGCTCGATGTCCACATTATCGAAGCCCTGCATCGTTCCGCCCGGCAAGGTCGCAGCGTCCCGCTCCGACTAGCGACGAAACAGGCGCGACCGGACGTCCGGATGCAAATCCACCGGCCGCCGGTCGTTAAACCCAAACAGGTTCGTACGACCTCCCCCACTCTCTGA
- a CDS encoding DUF4403 family protein: MKHHTQPVLPALCAVLLLGSACSHSIPQSTSKPVPPPITSAVPSFSAMAKEESRAPLSQMPFQVKTDLTPIQTALRDAVPERITESGHPLGQEFRWTFVRISSPQVHIQDGLVAIHAEYKGEIESRGSARACRLDPVFATMDITGTLALLQESESVSFGFEPTHLTVRTKPESDARCNMFNIPVTDQAPDLFGLPEIKIALTDAVHADAFTIPLQRLWDDLDGPLSLSMATLNTRACLYGNPREMILGQQKGTTQDMVILGSAKQMPFITYEPTCAEAAPTVALVNSGPLSAANKPYTMLARVPFSYQQLSHQLQSKLFHQTVVFDSTAADRAVIEQVSAADASGRVLVTVELSGDLKGTIYYWGTPRLDDGGRSLSVPDLQMATESKSAIDSIRVGYWQLVDRELNPKLRQAMAVDISTHVDRLKQTLTGTYRSGGVTMDILVTRQMPDQVRSSPQGLTVIILLEGTANATGQVTLEGQRTRALLPRESR; encoded by the coding sequence ATGAAGCACCATACACAACCTGTTCTACCGGCGCTCTGCGCAGTCTTGCTGCTCGGTAGCGCCTGCAGCCATTCCATCCCGCAGTCCACATCCAAACCGGTTCCCCCTCCGATCACCAGCGCGGTTCCTTCCTTCTCCGCGATGGCGAAGGAAGAGTCACGGGCTCCGCTCTCGCAGATGCCCTTCCAGGTTAAGACCGATCTGACGCCGATTCAGACGGCCCTTCGAGATGCTGTTCCGGAACGCATCACGGAGTCGGGGCATCCACTCGGACAGGAATTCCGTTGGACCTTTGTCAGGATCAGCTCTCCACAGGTGCATATCCAGGACGGCCTCGTCGCGATTCATGCCGAATACAAAGGAGAAATCGAATCGCGCGGCAGTGCACGGGCCTGCCGCCTGGATCCTGTTTTTGCCACGATGGACATCACAGGCACACTCGCCCTGCTGCAAGAAAGCGAATCGGTCTCGTTCGGATTCGAACCCACTCATCTCACGGTGAGAACCAAACCGGAGAGCGACGCGCGTTGTAACATGTTCAACATCCCGGTGACCGATCAGGCGCCCGACTTGTTCGGGTTACCCGAGATCAAGATCGCCCTGACGGACGCCGTCCATGCCGACGCATTTACGATTCCATTGCAACGGCTCTGGGATGATCTCGACGGTCCCCTGTCACTCTCGATGGCGACACTGAACACCCGCGCCTGCCTCTACGGCAATCCACGAGAAATGATTCTCGGACAGCAGAAAGGCACGACTCAGGACATGGTGATTCTGGGCTCGGCAAAACAAATGCCCTTCATCACTTATGAGCCGACCTGTGCGGAGGCAGCTCCCACAGTCGCCCTCGTCAATTCGGGCCCCCTGTCGGCCGCCAACAAGCCCTATACGATGCTCGCTCGGGTCCCATTTTCTTATCAGCAACTCTCGCATCAACTGCAGAGCAAGCTGTTCCACCAGACGGTGGTGTTCGATTCCACCGCCGCAGATAGGGCCGTGATTGAACAGGTCTCCGCCGCAGACGCCAGTGGCCGCGTCCTGGTGACGGTCGAGCTCAGCGGCGATCTCAAAGGGACGATCTACTACTGGGGAACCCCACGCCTGGATGACGGGGGACGAAGCCTCTCCGTGCCGGACCTCCAAATGGCCACTGAGTCGAAATCCGCCATTGACTCCATTCGTGTCGGCTACTGGCAACTCGTGGATCGGGAACTCAATCCGAAACTCCGGCAGGCTATGGCGGTCGACATCTCTACGCACGTCGACCGATTGAAACAAACACTGACAGGAACATACCGGTCGGGAGGCGTCACGATGGACATCCTAGTGACACGGCAGATGCCCGACCAGGTCCGCTCCTCGCCGCAGGGCCTGACGGTCATCATTTTGCTGGAGGGGACCGCCAACGCCACCGGCCAGGTCACACTGGAGGGACAACGGACCAGGGCGTTGCTCCCGCGGGAAAGCCGCTGA
- a CDS encoding BON domain-containing protein, with the protein MLVQLTRFVFALVMLSLVGCQSTTGKTAGQTIDDASITAAVQSKLSSDRLSNFSRIDVDTERGAVSLNGTVTSAEQKTRVAELARGVNGVRTVNNNLQIQPQPQ; encoded by the coding sequence ATGCTCGTACAGCTGACCCGGTTCGTGTTCGCTCTGGTCATGCTCTCGCTTGTCGGATGCCAATCGACCACCGGCAAAACCGCGGGGCAAACCATCGATGACGCCAGCATCACGGCTGCGGTGCAATCCAAACTCTCTTCGGATCGCCTGTCCAACTTTTCCCGTATCGACGTGGATACGGAACGAGGCGCGGTCAGTCTGAACGGGACCGTCACATCCGCTGAACAGAAAACGAGGGTGGCGGAATTGGCACGCGGAGTGAACGGCGTGAGGACTGTGAACAACAACCTGCAAATTCAACCGCAACCACAGTAA